In Bacillota bacterium, a single genomic region encodes these proteins:
- a CDS encoding metal ABC transporter permease, whose product MEAILSLTNMSTINAVIEAFSYPFFLRALAIGSLISIISAILGIYVVLRKESLIGHTIADISFLGIAIGLALGTSLDITTIVVAILAAFIIAALQNTGKFSHDSVLAFSAEISLAVAIFVISRLEGYRIDLLQYLFGDILGISPRDVWIAAILTPTVLLVLYAYRHKILQVTFNEELAMSSGTNTLLVNTLFTVLVAITIATGIKIVGIILIAAFLIIPANIAKTVAASFRQTVFIAAGAAAIATFLGLILSYVLDTPSGAMIVVTLGGMLLFTSVAKRALDLLAR is encoded by the coding sequence TTGGAGGCTATCTTATCCCTTACGAACATGAGCACCATTAATGCAGTTATCGAGGCATTTTCATATCCGTTTTTCTTGCGTGCACTTGCAATTGGCAGTCTGATATCCATAATAAGTGCAATTTTGGGTATCTACGTCGTCTTAAGAAAAGAGTCGCTGATCGGACACACAATTGCGGATATTTCATTTTTGGGTATAGCAATCGGCCTGGCGCTTGGAACAAGCCTTGACATAACGACTATCGTAGTTGCGATACTTGCCGCTTTCATAATTGCGGCTCTACAAAACACGGGAAAATTCTCTCACGACTCGGTCTTAGCATTTTCTGCCGAGATATCGCTTGCTGTAGCAATCTTCGTAATTAGCCGGCTTGAGGGATACCGGATTGACCTGCTGCAGTACCTGTTTGGCGATATTCTTGGAATCTCGCCGCGTGATGTATGGATTGCCGCCATTCTTACCCCAACCGTTCTTCTGGTTCTTTATGCCTATCGGCATAAAATTCTGCAAGTCACTTTCAATGAAGAGCTTGCCATGAGCTCAGGCACCAACACCCTGCTTGTCAATACGCTATTTACAGTGCTTGTTGCAATCACTATTGCAACCGGGATTAAGATAGTCGGTATAATCCTAATTGCCGCTTTTTTGATCATCCCGGCAAATATCGCAAAAACAGTTGCTGCAAGCTTTAGGCAAACAGTCTTTATCGCAGCAGGAGCTGCTGCCATCGCAACTTTCTTAGGCCTTATCCTCTCCTACGTACTTGACACACCAAGCGGCGCGATGATCGTCGTGACGCTCGGCGGTATGCTTTTGTTTACGTCTGTTGCTAAAAGAGCTTTAGATCTGCTTGCTAGATAA
- a CDS encoding metal ABC transporter ATP-binding protein, whose amino-acid sequence MMGCKPKPIVEAKNLKVSFGKITALKDISFSLYHGEVMAIIGLNGAGKTTLLKTILGIYKPSLGSIEVNTAKIGYVPQILNFDRSIPLTVKELLQSYSGSKSGIEEGLALTGGAKLMNKKVGDLSGGELQRVMLTNALLSKPDLLLLDEPTTGVDVLGEQSFFETIKELQDKKNMAIVLVSHDIHLVYRYASKVICINRTMMCQGTPREVAANTDIIKLFGGYLIPYEHEHH is encoded by the coding sequence ATGATGGGCTGTAAACCTAAACCTATTGTCGAGGCGAAAAACTTAAAAGTTAGCTTTGGAAAAATAACCGCGCTTAAAGACATTAGTTTCAGCCTATACCACGGCGAAGTAATGGCTATCATTGGCTTAAACGGTGCGGGAAAGACCACTTTACTTAAAACTATCCTTGGAATATACAAGCCGTCTCTAGGTTCAATCGAAGTGAACACGGCAAAAATTGGCTACGTACCGCAGATACTTAATTTTGACCGCTCTATTCCTCTTACCGTAAAAGAACTCCTGCAGTCGTATAGCGGCAGCAAATCCGGTATAGAGGAGGGGCTCGCGCTTACCGGAGGCGCAAAGTTAATGAACAAAAAAGTCGGAGATTTAAGCGGCGGTGAACTACAAAGGGTTATGCTAACAAACGCCCTTTTATCTAAACCAGACTTGCTGCTACTCGATGAGCCCACAACTGGGGTTGACGTGCTCGGCGAGCAGAGCTTCTTTGAGACAATCAAGGAATTACAAGATAAAAAGAATATGGCTATAGTTTTGGTCTCGCATGACATCCACCTGGTCTACCGCTATGCAAGCAAGGTCATCTGCATAAATAGGACCATGATGTGCCAGGGAACACCGCGCGAGGTCGCGGCCAATACCGATATTATAAAGCTGTTTGGAGGCTATCTTATCCCTTACGAACATGAGCACCATTAA
- a CDS encoding metal ABC transporter substrate-binding protein, giving the protein MKISRFTALAVLLLAVMLLAGCSKSKGAFHAGTSEKEIGKLKVVTTFAPLYSFAVNVAGDAAVVENLVPIGASIHSFQAKPSDIKKIARADVLIINGVGLEEFLDDIVRGAANPGLTIVDTSKSIKVLESHDKDEHQDGDPHIWLSPENAVKQVEAIRDALIKADPKNAKSYSKNAEAYIERLKRLDVDIAKELASAKKEKYFVFHNAYQYFEKQYGIRNSGSIEEFPGKEPSPRQMARIIDYIKDHGARIVFTEPQFSPKVIDVLRQDYGIYTGVLDPIGQELSRDGYEKNMRRNLSSLMKAFKEVKDDGL; this is encoded by the coding sequence GTGAAGATATCCAGATTTACGGCTCTAGCAGTATTACTTCTGGCGGTAATGCTTCTTGCAGGCTGTAGTAAAAGCAAAGGGGCCTTCCATGCAGGCACATCAGAGAAAGAAATTGGCAAGTTAAAGGTGGTCACTACTTTTGCCCCGCTTTACTCATTTGCTGTAAACGTCGCGGGAGATGCGGCCGTGGTAGAGAACCTGGTCCCCATAGGAGCCAGCATCCACTCCTTCCAAGCCAAACCAAGCGACATCAAAAAAATCGCCCGGGCAGACGTATTGATAATAAACGGTGTCGGGCTTGAGGAATTTCTCGACGACATCGTAAGAGGCGCAGCAAACCCGGGGCTTACAATAGTTGACACAAGCAAATCGATAAAAGTGCTTGAGAGCCATGACAAAGACGAGCACCAAGACGGTGACCCACATATCTGGCTTTCCCCTGAGAATGCAGTAAAGCAGGTCGAGGCAATCCGGGATGCGCTTATCAAGGCCGACCCTAAAAACGCTAAATCCTACAGCAAAAACGCTGAGGCCTATATCGAAAGACTTAAACGGCTTGATGTAGATATCGCTAAAGAGCTTGCTTCAGCTAAAAAAGAAAAATATTTTGTTTTTCATAACGCTTACCAATACTTCGAGAAGCAATACGGAATAAGGAATTCTGGTTCAATCGAGGAGTTTCCCGGCAAAGAGCCAAGCCCAAGGCAAATGGCACGAATAATCGATTATATTAAAGACCACGGCGCAAGGATCGTCTTTACCGAGCCGCAGTTCTCGCCAAAAGTAATCGACGTCTTAAGACAGGACTACGGTATCTATACAGGCGTTCTTGATCCTATCGGACAAGAGCTTTCACGCGACGGCTACGAGAAGAATATGCGGCGGAATCTATCGTCATTAATGAAGGCGTTCAAAGAGGTCAAAGATGATGGGCTGTAA
- a CDS encoding transcriptional repressor, which translates to MLKSRGFRLTEPRKKVIRILSKAKGPLSPYEIQRLLRKENVALNHVTIYRALELLCSLNLAHRVITASGFMRCTLEDRHGCHRYMICRSCGSVAEFSDGSLCERENEIASQMGFYAEQHIAESMGLCSKCSRKKRGGHK; encoded by the coding sequence TTGTTAAAAAGCCGGGGATTTCGTTTGACCGAGCCCAGGAAAAAGGTCATTCGTATCCTGAGCAAGGCAAAAGGACCGCTCTCACCGTATGAAATCCAGAGGCTGCTGCGCAAAGAAAACGTAGCGCTCAATCATGTGACGATCTATCGGGCTCTCGAATTGCTCTGCTCTTTGAACCTCGCACATAGGGTAATTACCGCAAGCGGGTTTATGAGATGCACATTGGAAGACAGGCACGGTTGTCATCGCTACATGATATGCCGCTCTTGTGGCTCGGTTGCCGAATTCTCGGATGGTAGCCTTTGCGAACGGGAAAATGAGATAGCCAGTCAAATGGGTTTTTATGCAGAGCAGCACATAGCCGAGTCTATGGGGCTATGCTCCAAGTGTAGCCGCAAGAAAAGAGGGGGCCACAAGTGA